A window from Heteronotia binoei isolate CCM8104 ecotype False Entrance Well chromosome 15, APGP_CSIRO_Hbin_v1, whole genome shotgun sequence encodes these proteins:
- the LOC132582979 gene encoding olfactory receptor 6X1-like codes for MMNISAVTEFVLLGFPLLYNIRILCFSLVLVMYSLSMLGNGFILAIVMIDQKLQTPMYGFLCNLAFLEICYTSIVIPKLLETFINTRTTICYRCCMAQIFFIFSFGAIELLLLTIMAFDRYIAICKPLRYAVIMTKNVCIQLAMGCWLGGFVHIFFQAVLVWTLPFCEKTVLDHYFCDIGPVLSLSCADTRLLEFLGLLSAISIVIITLFLIVVSYVYIISTILRIPSASGQKKAFSTCTSHLTVVSILYGAIAFMYIRPNVHSSFHFSKAVAFLNTVLAPMLNPFIYTIRNVEVKQAFWRAVHKTGGPLKKKIFLGRKASK; via the coding sequence ATGATGAATATCTCAGCAGTTACTGAATTTGTCCTTTTGGGCTTTCCATTGCTTTACAACATACGCATCCTTTGTTTCTCATTGGTTCTGGTGATGTACAGCCTAAGTATGCTGGGAAATGGATTCATCCTCGCTATAGTTATGATTGACCAGAAACTCCAAACACCCATGTATGGCTTCTTGTGCAACTTGGCCTTTCTAGAGATCTGTTACACCAGCATCGTAATCCCTAAATTATTGGAGACATTCATCAATACAAGGACCACCATTTGTTACCGTTGCTGCATGGCTCAGATATTTTTCATCTTCTCCTTTGGTGCCATTGAACTCCTTCTCCTGACAATAATGGCCTTTGACCGCTACATTGCCATTTGTAAACCACTTCGCTATGCAGTCATCATGACCAAAAATGTCTGCATCCAGTTGGCTATGGGGTGCTGGCTGGGAGGATTTGTACATATTTTCTTCCAAGCTGTCTTGGTATGGACTCTGCCCTTCTGTGAAAAAACTGTTCTAGACCATTATTTCTGTGACATTGGGCCAGTGTTAAGTTTGTCCTGTGCTGACACTCGTTTGCTTGAATTCCTGGGGTTGCTGTCGGCCATCTCCATTGTGATCATCACTCTTTTCCTCATTGTGGTGTCCTATGTGTACATCATCTCTACCATATTACGTATCCCGTCAGCGAGTGGGCAGAAGAAAGCATTTTCCACTTGCACTTCTCATTTGACGGTGGTTTCCATTTTGTATGGAGCCATTGCTTTTATGTATATTCGGCCCAATGTCCACTCTTCCTTTCACTTCAGCAAGGCAGTAGCATTCTTGAACACGGTCCTTGCCCCCATGCTGAACCCTTTCATTTATACAATAAGGAATGTAGAAGTAAAGCAAGCCTTCTGGAGAGCTGTCCATAAAACAGGAGGTCCCCTCAAAAAGAAAATATTCTTAGGAAGGAAGGCTAGTAAGTAG
- the LOC132582980 gene encoding olfactory receptor 6X1-like — MNISAVTEFVLLGFPSLYNIRMLCFLVVLVMYGLSILGNGFILTIVMIDQKLQKPMYGFLCNLAFLEICYISIIIPKLLETFINTRTTICYLCCMTQIFFIFSFAVIQLLLLTIMAFDRYIAICKPLRYTVIMTKNVCIRLAIGCWLVGFLYNFFEAVLVWSLPFCGNNVLDHYFCDIGPVLSLSCADTQFLEFMCMLSAISIVVITLSLIVVSYVYIISTILRIPSASGRKKAFSTCTSHLTVVSILYGAIAFMYIRPNVHSSFHFSKAVAFLNTVLAPMLNPFIYTIRNEEVKQAFWRAVHKTGEPLKKKIFLGRKSAK, encoded by the coding sequence ATGAATATCTCAGCAGTTACTGAATTTGTCCTTTTGGGCTTTCCATCGCTTTACAACATACGTATGCTTTGTTTCTTGGTGGTTCTGGTGATGTACGGCCTAAGCATACTGGGAAATGGATTCATCCTCACTATAGTTATGATTGACCAGAAACTCCAAAAACCCATGTATGGCTTCTTGTGCAATCTGGCCTTTCTAGAGATCTGTTACATCAGCATCATAATCCCTAAATTATTGGAGACATTCATCAATACAAGGACTACCATTTGTTACCTTTGCTGCATGACTCAGATATTTTTCATCTTCTCCTTTGCTGTCATTCAACTCTTGCTCCTGACAATAATGGCCTTTGACCGCTACATAGCGATATGCAAACCACTTCGTTACACAGTCATCATGACCAAAAATGTCTGCATTCGGTTGGCGATAGGGTGCTGGCTGGTAGGATTTCTATATAATTTCTTTGAAGCTGTCTTGGTATGGTCTCTGCCCTTCTGTGGAAACAATGTTCTAGACCATTATTTCTGTGACATTGGGCCAGTGTTAAGTTTGTCCTGTGCTGACACTCAGTTCCTTGAATTCATGTGCATGTTGTCAGCCATCTCCATTGTGGTCATCACTCTTTCCCTCATTGTGGTGTCCTATGTTTACATCATCTCTACCATATTACGTATTCCATCAGCGAGTGGGCGGAAGAAAGCATTTTCCACTTGCACTTCTCATTTGACGGTGGTTTCCATTTTGTATGGAGCCATTGCTTTTATGTATATTCGGCCCAATGTGCACTCTTCCTTCCACTTCAGTAAGGCAGTAGCATTCTTGAACACAGTCCTTGCCCCCATGCTGAACCCTTTCATTTACACAATAAGGAATGAAGAAGTAAAGCAAGCCTTCTGGAGAGCTGTCCATAAAACAGGAGAACcccttaaaaagaaaatattcttAGGAAGGAAGTCTGCTAAGTAG